In the genome of Cygnus olor isolate bCygOlo1 chromosome Z, bCygOlo1.pri.v2, whole genome shotgun sequence, one region contains:
- the FANCG gene encoding Fanconi anemia group G protein, translated as MKRRRGTAPEPGCLRAWAAESEALAGRWRAARCAGPRGAEAAARQQRGAFGELLLRMRGLPAALPTLPLELTVLYNSLLFVMGTSDRVVEGEAEGIRQGLLRVLEACGSSGQDLSTEELWQKVLQEVTDEELRAPLHRLGALQAAWWLATSRLRSVTGLFQLLSSAEESGRAPCSRGENELLALLKAWRVPAEGASTSLVQSAENLKETLCTAAAFLQGLQELEAGNLPAALSLLQKAAGGFCSKRVLAQIYTCLGCCAQQMGKPQTALQHLKRALQVDFQCLPALSHVAAVYQELGETDAELQALGLLCEALEKYPPSAASSSPCFLIRTELLVHTPVLASLLRRRQPSEVKYLLAQRCLQEGRVAEAVEHYLDFLAVLQEGLQQQVPLDGGSALPRIPEAFLEAASALEQDGRHRDAITLCEEVISRTTDLIPRALLLVEEGLEQPESPPPGTGLAGGLLSQKRESLHCLTWRAAAYLHQGWAWVKLGENKEAITQFSRCLSELLRFPLCGPGAEPTGNLLAEVEVLQKIRLLSLIGRGTQFLELGKHKEALLDFQYGLQVSPGDPAAASYLVQALWKLNRKQEAAAHWQKHLERPTGEDGQQEGQGRPFPLYLVSCVKQAAFPQRESLARSIQDYLRTTSQDPFS; from the exons GGGCCCCGAGGTGCTGAGGCGGCGGCGAGGCAGCAGCGAGGAGCCTtcggggagctgctgctgcggaTGAGGG GGCTGCCAGCTGCCCTCCCCACCTTGCCTCTGGAGCTCACCGTCCTGTACAACTCCCTGCTCTTTGTTATGGGGACATCTGACCGTGTTGTcgaaggagaagcagaaggaataCGCCAGGGGCTCCTCAGGG TTCTGGAGGCTTGTGGAAGCTCCGGGCAGGACCTCagcacagaggagctgtggcagaaggtgctgcaggaggtgacCGATGAGGAACTGCGGGCCCCCTTGCACCGACTGGgggccctgcaggcagcatggTGGCTGGCCACCAGCCGCCTGCGAAGCGTCACCGGCCTCTTCCAGCTCCTGAGCAGCGCTGAG GAGTCAGGGagagctccctgcagcagaggggagaaCGAGCTCCTTGCTCTCCTCAAGGCATGGAGAGTGCCGGCCGAGGGGGCCTCCACGTCCCTTGTACAGAGCGCTGAGAACTTGAAGGAGACCCTGTGCACTGCAGCAGCCTTCCTGCAAG GGCTACAGGAGCTGGAGGCCGGGaatctccctgctgccctctcccttctccagaAGGCCGCAGGAGGATTCTGCTCCAAGAGGGTCCTGGCCCAGATCTACACCTGCCTCGGCTGCTGCGCTCAGCAAATG GGCAAGCCTCAGACAGCCCTTCAGCACCTGAAGCGGGCCCTCCAGGTGGATTTCCAGTGCCTTCCTGCCCTGTCCCACGTGGCAGCCGTGtaccaggagctgggggagaCGGATGCGGAGCTGCAGGCCCTGGGTCTGCTCTGTGAG GCTTTGGAAAAATACCCTCCGTCAGCTGCTTCCTCTAGTCCATGTTTTCTAATCCGAACAGAGCTGCTCGTCCACACACCAGTCCTCGCTTCTCTCCTTCGCCGTCGCCAGCCCTCTGAAGTGAAGTACCTGCTGGCACAGCGGTGTCTTCAGGAGGGGAG GGTGGCTGAAGCGGTGGAACATTACCTGGATTTTCTGGCCGTGCTTCAGGAGGGGCTGCAGCAACAG GTTCCCCTTGATGgtggctcagctctgcccaggaTCCCTGAGGCGTTCCTGGAAGCAGCATCTGCCTTGGAGCAGGACGGGAGGCACCGGGATGCCATAACGTTGTGCGAGGAGGTCATCAGCAGGACAACTGACCTGATCCCACGGGCGTTGTTACTAGTTGaggaggggctggagcagccagaGAGCCCCCCACCAGGCACAGGGCTGGCCGGGGGACTCCTGTCCCAGAAGAGGGAGAGTCTGCACTGCCTCACATGGAGAGCAGCTGCCTACCTGCACCAGGGCTGGGCGTGGGTCAAGCTGGGCGAGAACAAGGAGGCCATAACGCAGTTCAGCAG GTGCCTCAGCGAGCTCTTGCGGTTCCCCCTTTGTGGGCCTGGCGCCGAACCGACAG GGAATCTCCTGGCAGAAGTGGAGGTTCTCCAGAAGATCAGGTTGCTTTCCCTCATTGGGCGAGGTACGCAGTTCCTGGAGCTGGGGAAGCACAAGGAGGCCTTGCTGGATTTCCAGTACGGCTTGCAGGTCTCGCCAG GTgacccagctgctgcctcttaTCTGGTGCAAGCCCTGTGGAAGCTGAACCgaaagcaggaggctgctgctcaCTGGCAGAAGCACTTGGAGAGGCCCACGGGGGAAGATgggcagcaggaagggcagggaag GCCCTTCCCCTTGTACCTGGTTTCATGTGTGAAGCAGGCAGCCTTCCCACAGAGGGAATCTCTTGCTAGAAGCATACAGGATTACCTCAGGACCACGAGCCAGGATCCCTTTAGCTAA